The following coding sequences lie in one Salmo salar chromosome ssa13, Ssal_v3.1, whole genome shotgun sequence genomic window:
- the sp5l gene encoding sp5 transcription factor-like: MAALTIQRNDNFLHTFLQDRTPSSSPEGAPNALSFLATTCSQAWQVGGTVGSESSQFPYEGAVGVSSASGMFQLWSNEVAVAPSSSLSASSLTAAAHQMTFAVPKVQFPVGPGQSLPSGLGPHPHALYHHHHHHHHHHELPLTPPAEPPSAYSFELSPVKVLSSQSQGPNGPQYYPQHNGVSVGQNFPGFFQNSVSSARHHLSGGQHHVGEEGQQGWWSLPQTTGHGSPTNHHPFSLGRQLVLGHQPQIAALLQGTSKGLLSSTRRCRRCKCPNCQANGGGLEFGKKRLHICHIPECGKVYKKTSHLKAHLRWHAGERPFICNWLFCGKSFTRSDELQRHLRTHTGEKRFGCQQCGKRFMRSDHLSKHVKTHQSRKSRSGGNTSDSLLANIKRE; this comes from the exons ATGGCTGCGCTGACGATACAACGGAATGACAACTTTCTACACACCTTTTTACAG GACCGGACCCCCAGCTCTTCCCCAGAGGGAGCCCCCAACGCCCTGTCCTTCCTGGCCACCACCTGTAGCCAGGCCTGGCAGGTGGGTGGCACGGTGGGCTCTGAGAGCTCCCAGTTCCCCTATGAGGGGGCGGTAGGGGTGAGCTCAGCCTCCGGGATGTTCCAGCTCTGGAGCAACGAGGTGGCGGTGGCCCCGAGTTCTAGTCTCAGCGCCTCCAGCCTCACTGCAGCCGCACATCAGATGACATTCGCCGTGCCCAAGGTCCAGTTCCCTGTTGGCCCTGGACAGAGTCTGCCTTCTGGCCTGGGTCCTCACCCCCACGCgctctaccatcaccaccaccatcaccaccaccaccacgagcTGCCCCTGACTCCGCCGGCCGAGCCTCCCTCCGCCTACTCTTTCGAACTCTCCCCCGTCAAGGTCCTCTCATCCCAGAGCCAGGGTCCCAATGGGCCGCAGTACTACCCCCAGCATAACGGCGTCTCTGTGGGACAAAACTTCCCTGGCTTCTTTCAGAACTCTGTATCCTCCGCCAGGCACCATCTATCCGGAGGACAACACCATGTCGGGGAGGAGGGCCAGCAGGGCTGGTGGAGCCTCCCCCAGACCACTGGCCACGGAAGCCCCACCAACCACCACCCCTTCTCCCTGGGCCGGCAGCTGGTCCTGGGCCACCAGCCCCAAATCGCAGCCCTCCTACAGGGCACCTCCAAGGGCCTGTTATCCTCCACACGCCGCTGCCGTCGCTGCAAGTGCCCCAACTGCCAGGCCAATGGCGGGGGACTCGAGTTTGGCAAGAAACGACTGCACATCTGTCATATCCCAGAGTGCGGCAAGGTGTACAAGAAGACGTCTCACCTGAAGGCCCACCTGCGCTGGCATGCCGGGGAGAGGCCGTTCATCTGCAACTGGCTGTTCTGCGGGAAGAGCTTCACGCGCTCCGACGAGCTACAGCGCCACCTCAGAACACACACCGGGGAGAAGAGGTTCGGATGCCAGCAGTGTGGGAAGAGGTTCATGAGGAGCGACCACCTCTCCAAACATGTCAAGACTCACCAGAGCAGGAAGAGCCGGTCCGGAGGGAACACGTCAGACTCTCTGTTGGCCAATATCAAGAGAGAGTAG